The following proteins come from a genomic window of Kitasatospora sp. NBC_01246:
- a CDS encoding antitoxin has translation MEGDRPLVVVDEQVVAVARRADQGRHAEGHEDQSAKSIDKAGDLVDPETGATYEAETDAAQDKLKAELDDDADTDTPPKG, from the coding sequence GTGGAGGGCGACCGACCCCTCGTCGTGGTCGACGAGCAGGTGGTCGCCGTGGCCCGTCGGGCCGATCAGGGCCGGCATGCTGAAGGCCACGAGGACCAGTCCGCCAAGTCCATCGACAAGGCTGGCGACCTCGTCGACCCCGAGACCGGGGCGACGTACGAAGCTGAGACCGACGCCGCCCAGGACAAGCTGAAGGCCGAGCTCGACGACGACGCGGACACGGACACCCCGCCCAAGGGGTAG
- a CDS encoding Ig-like domain-containing protein: protein MNRSTLTALAGTAGLLAAALVPATASPASAADTSPCGAGGVLTTATPACTYTAPGTDTFTVPDGVTTVSIDLFGAEGGSAAGYVAPNPPNTGAPGGLGGESRATLPVNPGQTLQITLGAAGIPGSSRHGEFARPGGYGHGTGGGGAHGGGGSGGGGSDVRIGAFGAADRVLDAGGGGGAGNGGPLLHGGAGGGPVGEAGGQGGGPAGSGVAGGGGTQTAPGTGSPNSALGGPGASGGEFDMWTGLYNPGSGGTGGNGARGGNGGGGGGGGFVGGAGGSGGGNPGNLYGAGGGGGSSYATPEATASQLLPGVNHGNGRAIVSFRYGTTTTLTADTQTPLFGHPVTLTATVDPANPVAPGPTGTVTFSDGTTPLATVRMNGNQASFTTGKFQPGTHSITATYSGDPSLTPSTTAHATDATVGFSEPCITTAHHGPLTVKADRSLCVASGGTQDGPVAVDPGGALAVLDSAIHGPLTADGALALTICRSMLQGAVTVHGTSGYVRLGSDPAHTGSCAGNEIHGPLTLTVNTGGLGVFGNTVTAPVRITDNSGSGLLADNAVPALEANTITGPLRCEGNEPELRQADNTVNAPRYGQCR, encoded by the coding sequence ATGAACAGATCCACTCTGACGGCACTCGCCGGCACCGCCGGCCTGCTCGCCGCCGCCCTGGTGCCCGCCACCGCGTCCCCCGCCTCGGCCGCCGACACCTCACCCTGCGGCGCCGGAGGAGTCCTCACCACCGCCACACCCGCCTGCACCTACACCGCCCCCGGCACGGACACCTTCACCGTCCCGGACGGCGTCACCACCGTCAGCATCGACCTGTTCGGAGCCGAGGGCGGCAGCGCAGCCGGCTACGTCGCCCCCAACCCGCCCAACACAGGTGCACCCGGGGGCCTCGGCGGCGAGTCTCGGGCGACGCTGCCCGTCAATCCCGGCCAGACCTTGCAGATCACCCTGGGGGCGGCTGGCATCCCTGGTAGCTCCCGGCACGGCGAGTTCGCCCGCCCGGGCGGATACGGTCACGGAACGGGTGGCGGCGGCGCGCACGGTGGCGGCGGCTCCGGCGGCGGTGGCTCCGACGTGCGCATCGGCGCCTTCGGCGCGGCCGACCGGGTGCTGGACGCGGGCGGCGGTGGCGGGGCGGGCAACGGCGGTCCCCTGCTGCACGGCGGCGCAGGCGGCGGCCCGGTTGGGGAGGCTGGTGGCCAGGGCGGGGGGCCGGCCGGCTCCGGCGTGGCCGGCGGCGGAGGTACCCAGACCGCCCCCGGCACCGGCAGCCCCAACTCCGCCCTCGGCGGCCCTGGCGCCTCCGGCGGGGAGTTCGACATGTGGACCGGCCTGTACAACCCGGGCAGCGGCGGCACCGGCGGTAACGGCGCGCGCGGCGGCAACGGCGGAGGCGGCGGCGGAGGCGGCTTCGTCGGAGGCGCAGGCGGCTCCGGCGGCGGCAACCCGGGCAACCTCTACGGCGCCGGCGGAGGCGGCGGCAGCAGCTACGCAACACCCGAAGCCACAGCCAGCCAGCTCCTCCCGGGCGTCAACCACGGCAACGGCCGCGCCATCGTCTCCTTCCGCTACGGGACTACCACCACGCTCACCGCCGACACGCAGACACCGCTCTTCGGGCACCCCGTCACCCTCACCGCGACGGTCGACCCGGCCAATCCTGTAGCCCCCGGCCCCACCGGAACGGTCACCTTCTCCGACGGCACGACACCCCTGGCCACCGTACGGATGAACGGCAATCAGGCCAGCTTCACCACTGGCAAGTTCCAGCCCGGCACCCACTCGATCACCGCCACCTACAGCGGCGACCCGAGCCTCACCCCGAGCACCACAGCCCATGCAACCGACGCCACGGTCGGCTTCAGCGAACCGTGCATCACCACCGCCCACCACGGCCCCCTGACCGTCAAGGCCGACCGCTCGCTGTGCGTCGCGTCCGGCGGCACCCAGGACGGACCCGTCGCCGTCGACCCCGGCGGGGCGCTGGCCGTCCTCGACTCGGCCATCCACGGCCCCCTGACTGCCGACGGCGCTCTCGCCCTCACCATCTGCCGCTCCATGCTCCAGGGAGCCGTCACGGTTCACGGAACCAGCGGCTACGTCCGCCTAGGATCGGACCCTGCCCACACCGGCAGCTGCGCCGGCAACGAGATCCACGGCCCCCTGACGCTGACCGTCAACACCGGAGGCCTCGGAGTCTTCGGCAACACGGTCACGGCGCCCGTGAGGATCACCGACAACAGCGGCAGCGGCCTGCTCGCCGACAACGCCGTCCCCGCTCTCGAAGCCAACACGATCACCGGCCCACTCCGGTGCGAAGGCAACGAACCGGAACTGCGCCAGGCCGACAACACCGTGAACGCACCGCGCTACGGCCAGTGCCGATAG
- a CDS encoding FAD binding domain-containing protein, protein MDLNTVVELRDARSRGTWRPGDAWLGGGTYLFSEPQPHIRRLIDLSRMGWEPVRMTSDGDLEIAATCTIAQLSRFAQGADWPVAPLVEQCCRAFLASWKVWNMATVGGNLCNGLPAGPMISLTAALDGVCTLLSQTGEVREVPVKDFVIGAGVKILRPGELLRSITVPARALASRTAFRQASLYGLGRSGALLIGARDPIDGELALTVTASTVRPIQLRFAVPPNTEAVREALDQGIRPEEYFDDIHGFPAWRRHMTYRFAEEIRRELIQEAGR, encoded by the coding sequence GTGGATCTGAACACGGTGGTGGAGCTGCGTGACGCGCGCAGTCGCGGGACCTGGCGGCCCGGCGACGCCTGGCTGGGTGGCGGGACCTATCTGTTCTCGGAGCCGCAGCCGCACATCCGCCGCCTGATCGATCTCAGCCGGATGGGCTGGGAGCCGGTCCGAATGACGTCCGACGGTGACCTGGAGATCGCCGCGACCTGCACCATCGCCCAGCTCTCCCGCTTCGCCCAGGGCGCGGACTGGCCGGTGGCACCGCTGGTGGAGCAGTGTTGCCGGGCCTTCCTGGCCTCGTGGAAGGTCTGGAACATGGCCACCGTCGGCGGCAACCTGTGCAACGGGCTGCCTGCCGGGCCGATGATCTCGCTGACCGCGGCGCTGGACGGAGTGTGCACTCTGCTCTCCCAGACGGGTGAGGTGCGCGAGGTGCCGGTGAAGGACTTTGTGATCGGCGCCGGAGTGAAGATCCTGCGACCCGGCGAGCTGCTGCGCTCAATCACCGTTCCCGCCCGGGCGCTGGCGAGCCGTACGGCCTTCCGGCAGGCGTCGCTCTACGGGCTCGGCAGATCCGGCGCCTTGCTGATCGGCGCCCGTGACCCGATCGACGGCGAGCTGGCCCTGACCGTCACCGCCTCGACCGTGCGGCCGATCCAGCTGCGCTTCGCCGTGCCGCCGAACACTGAGGCGGTACGCGAGGCACTGGACCAGGGGATCCGTCCGGAGGAGTACTTCGACGACATTCACGGATTCCCCGCCTGGCGGCGCCACATGACCTACCGCTTCGCCGAGGAGATCCGCCGCGAACTGATCCAGGAGGCCGGACGATGA
- a CDS encoding molybdopterin-dependent oxidoreductase: MSFTIRVNGEDTDVEPRAGQCLRTYLRERGWFGVKKGCDAGDCGACTVQVDGEAVHSCIYPALRAEGRTVTTVEGLAVKGGELHPMQRKFLDAQGFQCGFCTAGMLMTTSAEAFDEEKLADLPRALKGSLCRCTGYRAIEDAIRGVKHTEEPCAGQAVGRSLGAPAGPHVVTGTARYTFDLHIDGLLHMKLLRSPHPHARIVSIDTAAALRVPGVVAVFTHEDAPQKLYSSARHEHPTEDPDDTRVLDDVVRFVGQRVAAVVAESEGAAEEGCRRIVVEYEELPYVIDPELAMLPGAPVIHRKGVESRIARPENNVCGEAHSEVGDVELGFGEADLVYEETFRTQRVQHASLETHGCVVYFEESEEAGGERIVVRSSTQVPFLTRRALCYLYDLPMEQVRVVAGRVGGGFGGKQEMLTEDIAVLAALRLRRPVKLEFTRAEQFYGATTRHPFTVRVKLGARRDGTLTAIQFRVVANTGAYGNHGPAVMFHSIGESMGIYRAPHKKVDAYSVYTNCVPAGAFRGYGLGQVTFAVESAMDELARRFGIDPLALREKNIIGPGEHMEGPLGEEEDLHIASYGLDQCLQVVRDALDNDTSAELAPAGWLVGQGFAMSAIACGPPGGHIADATVKLLEDGTYDIAVGTAEFGNGTTTVHKQIAAGALGTTVDRIVIRQSDTDLVRHDTGAFGSAGTVVAGKAVMKAANALAEQILSFTAEYARTPRSLLRLTAEAVECDGRVVPLKELFEAARGQGVELTADGHFGGSPRSVAFNSQWFRIAIDPDSGEIRILRSVHGADAGKVMNPLQCRGQVEGGVAQALGATLFEQVLVDDRGEVTTAAFRRYRLPAYADVPRTEVHFTETSDAIGPLGAKSMSESPFNPVPPAFANALRDATGIRFTEAPFLRDKVWRAIDEHRRRGHRRAD, translated from the coding sequence ATGAGCTTCACCATCCGCGTCAACGGCGAGGACACCGACGTCGAACCGCGCGCCGGCCAGTGCCTGCGTACCTATCTGCGCGAGCGGGGCTGGTTCGGCGTCAAGAAGGGCTGCGATGCCGGCGACTGTGGCGCCTGCACGGTCCAGGTCGACGGCGAGGCGGTGCACAGTTGCATCTACCCCGCCTTGCGCGCCGAGGGCCGGACGGTCACCACCGTCGAGGGCCTGGCGGTGAAGGGCGGCGAACTCCATCCGATGCAGCGAAAGTTCCTGGATGCGCAGGGCTTCCAGTGCGGCTTCTGTACGGCCGGCATGCTGATGACCACCTCCGCCGAGGCCTTCGATGAGGAGAAGCTCGCCGACCTGCCGAGGGCGCTGAAGGGAAGCCTGTGCCGCTGCACCGGCTACCGGGCGATCGAGGACGCCATCCGCGGCGTCAAGCACACCGAGGAACCGTGCGCCGGCCAAGCCGTCGGCCGCAGCCTCGGCGCGCCCGCCGGACCTCACGTGGTCACCGGCACCGCCCGCTACACCTTCGACCTCCACATCGACGGTCTCCTGCACATGAAGTTGCTGCGCTCCCCGCACCCGCACGCCCGGATCGTGTCCATCGACACCGCGGCGGCCCTACGGGTGCCCGGCGTGGTCGCCGTGTTCACCCATGAGGACGCCCCGCAGAAGCTGTACTCCTCGGCCCGGCATGAGCACCCCACCGAGGACCCGGACGACACCCGGGTCCTGGACGACGTGGTCCGCTTCGTCGGCCAGCGGGTCGCCGCCGTGGTGGCGGAGAGCGAGGGCGCGGCGGAGGAGGGCTGCCGGAGGATCGTCGTCGAGTACGAGGAACTGCCGTACGTCATCGACCCTGAGCTCGCCATGCTGCCGGGCGCGCCGGTGATCCATCGCAAGGGGGTGGAGTCGCGGATCGCCCGCCCGGAGAACAACGTCTGCGGCGAGGCGCACAGCGAGGTGGGCGACGTCGAACTGGGCTTCGGTGAGGCCGACCTGGTCTACGAGGAGACGTTCCGGACCCAGCGGGTGCAGCACGCCAGCCTGGAGACGCACGGCTGCGTCGTGTACTTCGAGGAGTCCGAGGAAGCGGGCGGGGAGCGGATCGTGGTCCGCTCCTCCACCCAGGTGCCGTTCCTCACCCGGCGTGCCCTGTGCTACCTGTACGACCTGCCGATGGAGCAGGTCCGGGTGGTCGCGGGTCGGGTCGGCGGCGGGTTCGGCGGCAAGCAGGAGATGCTCACCGAGGACATCGCGGTGCTCGCGGCGCTGCGGCTGCGCCGGCCGGTGAAGCTGGAGTTCACTCGTGCCGAGCAGTTCTACGGCGCCACCACCCGGCACCCGTTCACGGTCAGGGTGAAGCTCGGCGCGCGACGGGACGGCACCCTGACGGCCATCCAGTTCCGGGTGGTCGCCAACACCGGCGCGTACGGCAACCACGGTCCGGCGGTGATGTTCCACAGCATCGGCGAGTCGATGGGCATCTACCGGGCGCCCCACAAGAAGGTCGACGCCTACTCCGTCTACACCAACTGCGTCCCCGCGGGCGCCTTCCGCGGCTACGGCCTCGGCCAGGTCACCTTCGCGGTGGAATCCGCGATGGACGAACTCGCCCGGCGGTTTGGGATCGACCCGCTGGCGCTGCGCGAGAAGAACATCATCGGCCCTGGCGAGCACATGGAGGGCCCGCTCGGCGAGGAGGAGGACCTGCACATCGCCAGCTACGGTCTCGACCAGTGCCTGCAGGTGGTCCGCGACGCCCTCGACAACGACACCAGCGCCGAACTCGCCCCCGCGGGCTGGCTGGTGGGCCAGGGCTTCGCCATGTCGGCCATCGCCTGCGGGCCACCCGGCGGCCACATCGCCGACGCCACGGTCAAGCTGCTGGAGGACGGCACCTACGACATCGCCGTCGGCACCGCCGAGTTCGGCAACGGCACCACCACCGTGCACAAACAGATCGCCGCCGGGGCGCTCGGCACCACTGTCGACCGGATCGTCATCCGGCAGTCCGACACCGACCTGGTACGCCACGACACCGGCGCCTTCGGCTCGGCCGGCACGGTCGTCGCCGGCAAAGCGGTGATGAAGGCCGCCAACGCGCTCGCCGAGCAGATTCTCTCCTTCACCGCCGAGTACGCCCGTACCCCGCGCAGTCTGCTGCGGCTCACCGCGGAGGCAGTGGAGTGCGACGGGCGGGTGGTGCCGCTCAAGGAGCTCTTCGAAGCAGCACGCGGGCAGGGCGTCGAACTCACGGCCGACGGCCACTTCGGCGGCTCCCCGCGCTCGGTCGCCTTCAACTCCCAGTGGTTCCGCATCGCCATCGACCCCGACAGCGGCGAGATACGCATCCTGCGCAGCGTCCACGGCGCCGACGCCGGCAAGGTGATGAACCCGCTACAGTGCCGAGGCCAGGTCGAGGGCGGCGTCGCCCAGGCCCTCGGCGCCACCCTCTTCGAACAGGTCCTGGTGGACGACCGCGGAGAGGTCACCACGGCCGCCTTCCGCCGCTACCGGCTGCCCGCGTACGCGGACGTGCCCCGCACCGAGGTGCACTTCACCGAGACCTCCGACGCGATCGGCCCGCTCGGCGCCAAGTCGATGTCCGAGAGCCCCTTCAACCCCGTGCCGCCCGCCTTCGCCAACGCGCTGCGCGATGCCACCGGCATCCGCTTCACCGAGGCACCGTTCCTGCGGGACAAGGTCTGGCGGGCGATCGACGAGCACCGCAGGCGCGGCCACCGTCGCGCGGACTGA
- a CDS encoding PucR family transcriptional regulator, with translation MIVGDLLELDDLHIEVAWAAPHMLGREVSGVTSTDLQDPARYLQPGELVLTGLVWWRPDDGQAAMRFANSLRTAEVAALLAGEGTHGAVPPELVDACRRHGVPLLSIPAGTSFRAVTDRIYLRLWGDLQSHSEGKAALPAAARRTLTQMTRAQAPLADLLQRAVTDLGLPGCSLTTGAGRLLAASATPPRTASAFETPIPVPVGPPGDSPFDGWLLQPQTEPGPTATTMLHGLAELLAPLATRARATASAQRQTGTRLVELLDSGAEADIEAERALALSGLPAQRRLTPVAARIDSTSETWTAAALAEALYELPDPFIAAPDGRGGAVALSTASEEAIATTLHTLLPRLESRLTSRRRLRLGIGPTVEPLAAELRTALVQARYALHVQPPGSIGRWSQITTLETLLRGVPPEITAGFRRRLLAPLIEHDRTNSVSLLDTLDAFLRHNASWAKTAEALHIHVNTVHYRIKRIEELTGRSLLHLDDRIDLWAALRCTSERVS, from the coding sequence ATGATCGTCGGAGACCTGCTGGAGCTGGACGACCTGCATATCGAGGTCGCCTGGGCGGCCCCGCACATGCTCGGCCGCGAGGTGAGCGGAGTGACCTCCACCGACCTGCAGGATCCGGCGCGCTACCTCCAGCCGGGGGAACTCGTCCTCACCGGGCTCGTCTGGTGGCGGCCCGATGACGGCCAGGCCGCCATGCGCTTCGCCAACTCGCTGCGCACCGCCGAAGTCGCCGCGCTCCTGGCCGGCGAGGGCACCCACGGCGCCGTTCCGCCGGAGCTGGTCGACGCCTGCCGCCGCCACGGCGTACCCCTGCTGTCGATACCGGCCGGAACCAGCTTCCGTGCCGTCACCGATCGCATCTACCTGCGCCTGTGGGGCGACCTCCAGTCGCACTCCGAGGGCAAGGCGGCACTGCCGGCCGCAGCACGCCGCACCCTCACGCAGATGACCCGCGCACAGGCGCCGCTGGCCGACCTCCTGCAGCGGGCCGTGACCGACCTCGGACTGCCCGGGTGCTCCCTGACCACCGGCGCCGGCCGACTGCTGGCCGCCTCCGCCACCCCGCCCAGGACCGCCTCCGCCTTCGAGACCCCGATACCGGTCCCGGTCGGCCCACCCGGCGACTCGCCCTTCGACGGGTGGCTGCTCCAACCCCAGACCGAACCCGGCCCCACCGCCACCACCATGCTGCACGGCCTGGCCGAACTGCTCGCACCTCTCGCCACTCGCGCCCGGGCCACCGCCTCCGCCCAGCGGCAGACCGGCACCCGACTGGTCGAACTGCTCGATTCCGGCGCCGAAGCCGACATCGAGGCCGAACGCGCGCTCGCGCTCTCCGGACTGCCGGCCCAGCGGCGGCTCACCCCGGTCGCCGCGCGGATCGACAGCACCTCCGAGACCTGGACGGCAGCCGCCCTCGCCGAGGCACTCTACGAACTGCCGGACCCCTTCATCGCCGCCCCCGACGGCCGGGGCGGCGCGGTCGCACTGTCCACGGCATCTGAGGAGGCGATCGCCACGACGCTGCACACCCTCCTGCCACGCCTGGAGTCCCGACTGACCAGCCGCCGACGCCTGCGCCTGGGCATCGGCCCCACCGTCGAACCGCTCGCCGCCGAACTCAGAACGGCGCTCGTCCAGGCCCGCTACGCGCTCCACGTCCAACCACCCGGCTCCATCGGCCGCTGGTCACAGATCACCACCCTTGAGACACTGCTCCGGGGCGTGCCCCCCGAAATCACCGCCGGCTTCCGCCGACGGCTCCTCGCACCACTGATCGAACACGACCGCACGAACTCCGTGTCCCTGCTGGACACGCTCGACGCCTTCCTCCGGCACAACGCCTCCTGGGCGAAGACCGCCGAAGCCCTCCACATCCACGTCAACACGGTGCACTACCGGATCAAGCGCATCGAGGAACTCACCGGCCGCAGCCTGCTGCACCTCGACGACCGGATCGACCTGTGGGCAGCCCTGCGGTGTACCTCCGAGCGTGTCTCGTGA
- a CDS encoding molybdopterin-dependent oxidoreductase → MSRPEAPVSIRLHGLLDEPAELTVAQLRDLPSHHVEARFNCLGNGDQRHGFDGPRLWDVVRAARPRVDLQGRRERLRFLLTVTGADGHCAVVSWAEIDPDFGGQQILLATSIDGAPLDTAGPQLVVPADYCGARYISGITEVWGAPSDGEPPHG, encoded by the coding sequence GTGAGCAGACCCGAAGCACCCGTCTCCATCCGTCTCCACGGGCTGCTGGACGAGCCGGCCGAGCTGACCGTCGCCCAGTTGCGAGACCTGCCCTCCCACCATGTCGAGGCGCGGTTCAACTGCCTCGGAAACGGAGACCAGCGGCACGGCTTCGACGGTCCCCGGCTGTGGGATGTCGTGCGTGCGGCTCGCCCCCGGGTGGATCTCCAAGGGCGCAGGGAGCGGCTGCGGTTCCTGTTGACCGTCACCGGTGCGGACGGACACTGCGCGGTCGTGTCCTGGGCGGAGATCGACCCTGACTTCGGCGGTCAGCAGATCCTCCTGGCCACGAGCATCGACGGAGCACCGCTCGACACCGCTGGGCCGCAACTCGTGGTGCCCGCGGACTACTGCGGGGCCCGGTACATCAGCGGGATCACCGAGGTGTGGGGGGCCCCGTCCGACGGTGAGCCCCCGCATGGGTGA